A section of the Castanea sativa cultivar Marrone di Chiusa Pesio chromosome 12, ASM4071231v1 genome encodes:
- the LOC142619313 gene encoding inorganic phosphate transporter 1-4 has protein sequence MTKDNLQVLNALDVAKTQWYHFTAIIIAGMGFFTDAYDLFCISLVTKLLGRIYYHVDGAAKPGTLPPNVSAAVNGVAFCGTLAGQLFFGWLGDKMGRKRVYGMTLMVMVICSVASGLSFGHNAKSVMATLCFFRFWLGFGIGGDYPLSATIMSEYANKKTRGAFIAAVFAMQGFGIMAGGIFAIIISSAFKARFDAPAYEDNPLGSTVSQADFVWRIILMVGALPAALTYYWRMKMPETARYTALVAKNAKQAASDMSKVLQVDLEAEQQKVEQITEKPANAFGLFSREFLRRHGLHLLGTTSTWFLLDIAFYSQNLFQKDIFSAIGWIPPAKTMNAIEEVYRIARAQTLIALCSTVPGYWFTVAFIDKMGRFAIQLMGFFFMTVFMFALAIPYNHWTHKDNRIGFVMMYSLTFFFANFGPNATTFVVPAEIFPARLRSTCHGISAASGKLGAMVGAFGFLYLAQSQDKTKTDAGYPAGIGVKNSLLVLGGINFLGILFTFLVPESKGKSLEEMSRENEDENGEGPGLEQTSSFNNRTVPAY, from the coding sequence ATGACCAAGGACAATTTACAGGTGCTAAATGCGCTTGATGTAGCTAAAACACAATGGTATCATTTTACTGCAATCATCATTGCTGGAATGGGCTTCTTCACCGATGCATATGATCTATTTTGCATCTCTCTTGTGACAAAGTTGCTTGGCCGCATATACtaccatgttgatggagcagcaaagcCCGGCACGTTGCCTCCCAATGTCTCAGCTGCTGTTAATGGTGTAGCATTCTGTGGAACTCTAGCCGGTCAGCTCTTCTTCGGGTGGCTTGGAGATAAGATGGGCCGGAAGCGAGTCTATGGTATGACTCTCATGGTCATGGTTATATGCTCTGTTGCTTCAGGTCTTTCCTTCGGCCACAATGCAAAATCTGTCATGGCGACACTTTGCTTCTTCCGGTTCTGGCTTGGTTTTGGTATTGGTGGTGACTACCCACTTTCTGCCACCATCATGTCCGAATATGCGAATAAAAAGACTCGTGGTGCCTTCATTGCTGCAGTCTTTGCTATGCAGGGCTTTGGAATTATGGCTGGTGGTATATTTGCGATTATTATTTCATCCGCATTTAAGGCCAGGTTTGACGCTCCAGCCTATGAGGATAATCCACTTGGCTCAACTGTTTCACAAGCAGATTTTGTTTGGAGGATTATTCTAATGGTTGGAGCACTTCCTGCTGCACTCACCTATTACTGGAGGATGAAGATGCCTGAAACAGCCCGTTACACAGCCCTTGTTGCCAAGAATGCAAAACAGGCTGCATCTGATATGTCAAAGGTCCTTCAGGTTGACCTTGAAGCAGAACAACAAAAGGTAGAACAAATAACTGAAAAACCAGCCAATGCATTTGGTTTGTTCTCAAGGGAGTTTCTTCGTCGCCATGGACTTCACTTGCTTGGGACAACAAGCACATGGTTCTTGCTTGACATTGCATTTTACAGCCAAAATCTGTTCCAGAAGGATATTTTCAGTGCAATTGGATGGATTCCTCCTGCAAAGACCATGAATGCCATCGAGGAGGTTTATAGAATTGCAAGGGCACAAACACTGATTGCTTTGTGCAGTACTGTCCCAGGGTACTGGTTTACAGTGGCTTTTATTGACAAGATGGGAAGGTTTGCTATCCAACTGATGGGTTTCTTCTTCATGACAGTGTTTATGTTTGCCCTGGCCATTCCATACAACCACTGGACTCATAAGGATAACCGCATTGGATTTGTGATGATGTATTCGTTAACTTTCTTCTTTGCGAATTTCGGGCCTAATGCCACCACATTTGTTGTGCCAGCTGAGATTTTCCCAGCTAGATTGAGGTCTACTTGCCACGGCATATCAGCAGCATCTGGGAAACTTGGGGCTATGGTTGGTGCATTTGGGTTTTTGTATTTGGCTCAAAGCCAGGACAAGACCAAAACAGATGCAGGGTACCCTgctggaattggagtgaagaatTCACTCCTTGTGTTGGGTGGAATCAACTTCTTGGGAATTTTGTTTACTTTCTTGGTGCCTGAATCGAAAGGTAAATCTTTGGAGGAGATGTCTAGGGAGAATGAGGATGAAAATGGAGAAGGTCCAGGATTGGAACAAACATCTTCTTTTAATAACAGGACAGTTCCTGCTTATTAG